In the Parashewanella tropica genome, TTTATTCATAGGCTATGGGTTTTCAGGGCTTTGTTCACTATATGCTGAACTATATCTTGAAAAATGGTTTGACATAACCCAATTATCAAGTGGAATAAAAGGTGTTTATTTCGATTTTTATATTCATCTGTCTGGCTTAGCTCTATCATACTTTTTCGCAGGGCTGCTTATAGGTTTTTTCACTTCAGAAAATACTGGCGTAACTTTGTTTGTTGGCATAATTGTTACTTATGTCGTCTTTCTTCTCTCTGCAACCTTGGGAATAATGGGGGCACCTACGCATAACAATATGGATCCATGGCTACTTAAGTATTGGTACTATGTTCTTTTTTTAATCATTATGGTTGTTTTCGGGTTTCTAGGTTCTACTTTGATTACAAAAATCAAATATGCACTAGGATGGGAAGAATTCGGCATCTACGTTATCTTTGGATTAATAGGTTTTATTGTTCATTGCTTAATTAGATTACTTATCAAACCTTTTACTTATTTATTTTTAGTCTTATGGTTAGCTTTTATACCAACAATGATATTAGCGAGCCATTATCAAGCAAACTACCGTACATTTTATTGGACTAAAGCTCATATACATTGGTGGGAATTTTTAATCAGCTTTTTTTAAAGATAAAAAAAACCATATGATTTTCTATAAGACACTTTTGTTCCATTGATATAAAAGTGCTTATTCTTTCATTCAGGTAATGCTCCAATGTATAAGATAAAAAATTTAGAGTTGATTAGACTCTTAATTAAAGAGCTATATTCGATTGATAATTCTATTGGCTGTCCTGACTGTATTTGTGATCTTCAAATACAATTCTTCATTGATAATCAGAATAACCCGGAGCAAAGTATGTTAATTGGTGAAATTAATAGAGTTGGAGAAATTGAAGATTGTGTTCCTGTAGCGGAATATGAAAAGCATGATGTGTCTTGTTTTATTTTTAAGATCTGGTTTCAGTGCACAAGCATTTACGACAGAAATATACCGGAGTACGACGTATGCCCAAATTCATGCTGGCATGCTTTTCATGGCTCGCTATATGAGATCAAAAACCAAGCTAGAGATTTTTGGAATATTCATTGATGTATCCCAAACAAACTTAAAAAGGATAAATCAGAATGGTGAAGGAAGTTGTTACCGTTAAATATCAAAATACTGATGTCGGCACTATAAGTTTTGATACTGATAAATATGCCAGCACCTTTGAGTATGACCATGACTTTATAGGAGCAGGAATTGAACTTTCACCAATTGAAATGCCATTATCTGAGCGCCATTATAGCTTCTCTAGGTTAAATTTTGATACCTATAAAGGATTACCGGGCTTGCTGTCTGACTCTTTCCCTGACGATTTTGGTAACAAGGTACTCAACTCATGGCTACTAACCCAAAATCTGTCTTTACAAGATATTACTCCAATACAAAGACTGAAATATATTGGAACCATAGGCATGGGCGCTTTGGAATACACGCCTGAATTAAAGCTGGCAAGCGACAATTCAATAGAACACATAGATTTCTCATCGCTAATTTCAGCCACACAACAAGTATTGAATTCAACTGCTTTATTTGAAATAGATCTAAACCCTCAGCGCAAAGTGAAACAAGAGGCCATAGCATCATTACTCTCTGTTGGTATCAGCGCAGGTGGCGCAAGACCTAAAGCTATCGTCGCTTTCAATAATGATTTGACCCAAGTTTGTTCTGGTCACGCAGACATTCCAGATGGGTTTACTCATTACTTAATGAAATTTGATGGTGTTACTGAGCACAATAAAAATCAAGAAACCTATGGTGATCCTCTTGGCTTTGGTGCTATGGAGTACGTTTATCATTTAATGGCCACAAGATGTGGGATAGACATGATGCCATGTTCACTATTTGAAGAGGGCAGTCGAAGGCACTTTATCACTCAACGCTTTGACCGTGACCATAATCATAAAATACACGTTCAAAGCCTCAATGCTATTGCACATGTGGATTACAAAAAACCAGGATCATTTTCTTACAATGAATTATTCGATATAGCCAAGAAGCTAGAGCTTTCTTATGTTGAACTCGAACAATTATTAAGACGAATGATCTTTAATATCGTCGCCCGTAACCATGACGATCATTCTAAAAACTTTGCCTTTATGTTGAACAATAACAAATGGGCATTAGCACCCGCCTATGATTTAGCTTATAGCTATAAGCCCAACAGTATATGGGTTAATAGCCATTGGATGAGCTTAAATGGCAAAAGAGACCGCTTTAATCGGGCTGATTTTTACTCCATTGAAAAGCTCATTCCAGTATTTGATAAAACAAAAATCGATTGCATTATTGATGAAACGATTGAGCATGTATCGTGCTGGCGTCAACTCGCTAAAGAGTGGGAAGTGCCGAATGAATTAACAGCTGAAATTAACAGTAATCTTCGTCTATATATTTAAAACTTAATGACAGTCTAAAACCACATATTTTCAGAAACTTCCGTAAAAAACAATCGGCAGATACTTCGTTATAATCAGAGTCTCTTATAGCTAAAAATAAGGTAAACAATGAACGAAAAAATACTCTGGGTTATTCCTGCCTTAATCATGACGATTGGACTGATTTGGATATTAAAGAAAAATAAATAGCATTTGATTTAATAACTATTTCTGTTCCTCTAACTATGCGCGGTGATAGCTATTTAAGAAGTTTCTGAAAATAAAAATCACTGTTCATTTAAGTTAAAATTTTAATTATTAGAGTTGATAAGGTTATTTAAATGGGATTCTTGGTATTTTTGTTACCCATGGCAGTCTTGGTGGGCGGAAGTTTGTGGATGGTCAAAAGAGGAACGCAGCAGAAAGAGAACGACTGTAAAGGAAAAGAAGAACAATTAGCCAAAATGAGAGAGTTAGAAAAAAGAATAACTGCATTAGAAGAAAAGTCTAAAGAAGTGGAGATTAAAAATGATAAAGTTTAAAAGTCATGACACCAGCATATTTGCTTTGCTACTGACAATTACTATCGCTCTGCTTGTGGGGTTTATAGGTATTCAATTAATTGGCATTTATTCCAACAATGCTGATGAACTTTACTCTATCGGTGGTCTTGTCTTCTTTTTAGCAGGTATTTCTTCTTGCATTACAGCCATGAGCTATAGCAACAATCATGTGTCAGAAGCTAAAAGATGTTGGTCTTACTATTCAAAAGAAAAACTATCAAAGCTAAGAAGATTGATCGGATTAGAAGCCAGTCTACACGCTTTTATTTGCTATTGCTCAGTGGTGTTTACTGTCGCAATAACCCTCTCAATTATTTATATAACAGAAAATCGTCACCTTGCTCAAATTAGTTTGTTATTTATATTGTGTTCACAATTACTTTTTTTAATTCTAATCAAATTCTTATTAAATCTCCGAAACAAGGCTAGAACAGATATTCTACGTTTGCATTTTAAGGAAATAGATGACGCAGAGGTAAAGAAGGAGCAATTTCGAGATGATAAGGGAAGAGAACGTTTTTCTAATAAGTTTTTGAATTGGTTGAAGGGTGACTTTTAAAAAATATATTTTTTAGTCACATGTAGGCTAGCCTGACTGCTTTTGAATAACCATAAGTGGTAAGTTTAAATAAAAATCATTCGTTATATGGTGGGGATTGAAATGACTAATATGCTTCTTTTCTGCATTCTAATGGCAATTATTGCAACGGGTATCTATTTATACGCACTATATATACGTGCAAAGGCACGGACTCAATGTTCGGAAATCAAGCAAAAAAACAAATTAGTTTATACAAAAGTTAGGGATCATAAAGGTAATCGTGAGGTCTATGACTCTAACATCAATCAGTGGCTCTTATGGAAGTTGGCTATGCCTGATTGTAAACCAGATGAAAAAGCAATCATTGAAGACATGTTTAATATGGAAGACGACATCAATTCTGAAGAAGGCATCAATATCAACTCTATTTCACCAGATGTGAGTTCAAATAGCTCAGAAATGCCAGACTCATCAAGCATCAGTAGTCATGACACAGGTAGTAGTTATGATTCAGGTAGTAGCAGCTATGATTCAGGTAGTAGCAGCTATGATTCAGGTAGTAGCAGCTATGATTCAGGTGATAGTGGTTCGGATTCAGGTGGTTATTAGTAAGTAACTGAACTATAGACTTTATTATTTAATGGTTGGATCAAAATGACTGCTGAAGCATTTATTATTGGTTTAATTTTTACTGCTATGGGTATTCTCTTTACATATTATATGAGTCGAAGTACAAATGTCCTCGCTAAAAACAAATCAGTTTATACAAAAGTTAGGAAACAAAATGGTCAGCGAGAGGTCTATGATCTAAGCATCAATCAGTGGCTTTTATGGGAGTTGGTTAAATCAGATTGTACATCTGATGAAAAAATCATAATTGAAATTATGTTTCATATGCAAGATGAATTCAATTCTGTAGAAGGCATCAACATCAACTCTATTACATCAGACATGAGTTCAAATAGCTCAGGAATGTCGAACTCATCAAGCGGTAGTAGCTATGATTCAGGTTGTTAGTAATTCACTTAACTATAAATTTTATTATTTAATGGTTGGATCACAATGACTGCTGAAGGATTTATCATTGGTTTAATTTTATTAGCTGCAAGTTTTCTCACTACATTTTATTTGAAGCGAAGTCCAGATAGTGAGGATCAAAGTGAAGAAATCGAGCTTACAAACAAGTCAGCTTATACAAAAGTTAGGAAACAAAATGGTCAGCGAGAGGTCTATGATCTAAGCATCAATCAGTGGCTTTTATGGGAGTTGGTTAAATCAGATTGTACATCTGATGAAAAAATCATAATTGAAATTATGTTTCATATGCAAGATGAATTCAATTCTGTAGAAGGCATCAACATCAACTCTATTACATCAGACATGAGTTCAAATAGCTCAGGAATTTCATATTCATCAAATAGTAGTAGCAATGACACTAATAGTGATGGTTCGGATTGAGTTGGTTGTAAGTAACTGTCCTTAAAACAGATAAAGCTAGCTTTGCTATATGCTGAAAATATAGAATTACCCATCTATTTTTAGAAACTTCTAAAAAAATACAATCGTTTTTTTTTCATTAAATTTGCTCCCAACTTAATAAGGAGTAGTTAAATGAAAATTCAAAATTCACACATTAACCTAACAAACATCAAGAAAGCACTATTGGTTTTAGCACCATTTATTTTATCTGCGTGCAGCAATACGAGCGGCGTTGGTGAAGATTATAGAAAACAAAAAGCAGAGCAATTCGAACGTGAGGTTGAGTTACAGCAGCAAACACTTAACACCATCCCTGATTGGTTTTTAACACCTTTAAAGTCAGATGAAAATGGCTTCTATGCTGTTGCTTCTGGCCAAGCAAAATCCTTAAACTCTGCAATTAGAAAAGCTGAATTAAGAGCGCAAACAAGCCTAGCAGGGAATATAAGTCAGCTAATCTCTGCACAAGAGAAGTTGTTTAATAAGTCTACCGCAGTCGATGAAGGGGATACTCTACAATCTGCGATTGATAGCTTTATTCAAGAGCAAAATGTTGCCGGAACAGAATTCGACAAAAAGGTAATCGCGCAAATTGGTAATGAATTTATTGTTTACGTTCGTGCCTACCTACCAGTAAAAGAAATCCAACGAGCAAAACAAAAATTAGATTTTGCAAAAGATCTAGATTTAGCGTCAGCAGAAGCACAGCGCGAATTAATGAATCGTGTACATCAAGCTAAGAAGCTTCAGTCACAAGTTAATCAAACCCCTACAAATAAATAAAGTAGACAAGAACACTAATATGAAAAATACAATTATAAATTTACTACTGATCTTTGTGGCTTGTAGTTTTACTGCGCAGGCTCAGGCTGTAGGTACAACAAAAACACAATCTCAAAAAATAAAAGCGGTCATTAGCACTGGTGAACAAGTGCTTGGAGAAAAACACACGCTAGAAGAAGCTTATGTCATAGCGGAAAAAGTCGCTAAGGCCAAAGTCGTTAAAAAAATGGGCGAGTATTTTGAAACCGTTAGCATTACTAACAGTAAAACAAATAGCCTAAAGCAGTATCACGCAAGTATTAGTGCTTCGGTCTTAAAATACGAAGTGATTAGCAAGAAAAAAATTCTGGTAGATGATGAGTTGGTGGTACAGGTAACAATCAAGGCTTTTCCTGAACCTGCAAAATTAAAATCAGCAATGAAACGTTTTCAGAATAATGAGCGTACAAAAAACGAATTGAAGAGAATAAATGCTCAGTTTAAAAGGCTGAGCGCCAAGCTCAAAGAACGTGATGATCTCGTAGCTAAATTGACGAAATTGCAAAACGACAAAGCGAGTGAAATACACAAAGCCAATACCAAAGTAAGAAGCCGAGATCGAGAAATCAACCGCTTGAAGATCAAACTGTCTGAAAAGCGAAAGCAAATTGCATCATCAGCGAGTTTATTTGACGACAAGGTCATGGTTTTCGCCAAAACGCATTTTACTAATAGTGGCTCAGAAAGAATGAGCAAGCTTGAAAAAAGAAAACAAGAAGCTCTTAGAATGGAACCTGCTTACATCGAGACTTTGAAATCAATCATTAGCAAATTCGAACATGATATCTATGTTTGGGTTACAGAAGATGTAACTGAAGAAACCATTACTGTATCTATCTCTCCCTATTGGAAGGTGCCTGAAAATATGGCTCAAATGCCATTCAATGGTGGCAAAATTGATGAAAAATTTAGGAATAGATATAAGTGGAGGAGTACTCACGTTAAAATTAATTCGAAGTGGTTAGGCTCAAAAGCGCAGGATCTACTGCACCTCAAGTACGCCATCTTTTATGTCGTCAACGTTAACGATGAAAAAATCGAAATTCCAGTTTTACTTCCTGTTGAGCATCACGAAGACTTGGCATACAACGAACAATGTTCTTATGCGGATAATCTAGGCTCTCGAAAAAAGTGGAAGTTCTTATGTTTCAATTACAGCTTTAACTCGTCTGCAATTGAAGATAGAAGTGCAATTGCCTTTGATGAATACCTAAATAAATCATCTTTTAAATTAGAATTTCCTATAGATGAAGATGTTGATGTAAAAAGTAGATTTGAAATTAGGGAAGTGAAAAGTGGCAAAAAGGTATTCACTAAGACCAATGGATAAGCTCTTATCATTAATAATCCTGTCATGCTTAATTACTGGTTGTGCGACCAATAAAGAAGGTATAGAACACAAAGGTGTTGTAACAAAGAAAAACCATACAACACCAGAAATTCCCAGTTGGGTTTTAAACGCTGAACATTCACATCTTTATCCAACAGGTGTGTCTTGTGCAGAAATCCGAGGAAAGGGCTATCAGGATAAATTGAATGCAATCGAAGTGGCAAAAAATGGTGCAAGATTAAATCTATTCAAAAAGTTGGGCGGCAAGCAAGAAATTTCAGCCGTCGAAGGAATGGAAATTAAAGGAAGCAAAGCGCAGTACTCAGCAATTATCACCCATAAATCAGCAGGTGAGATTGGCAAAAACCGAACGCTAAACGAAGGCATTTATAGGTTGAATGGTGTTAACAACTACTGTGTTGAGATTGCTCTTATTTAAGGACAAATAAAATGTTAGATCTATTTTCAAAAATATTCCGATTTGGAAGAGTTAGTAATACTCAAAAAGCAAAGAAGCAAAACTCAAGCTCAAATAATGAAGTTAAAAATATTGAGCCACCTTCGGAAAAAGCCGAGGTCGAGTCATTAACCCAACAGTTTTTTGAACCACTAGAAAAAGCAATGGCTTCTGTGGAAGGCAATGATACACCTAAAGAATGTTATTACCTCCCATTATTGCCAACCGTACTTGAATGGCTTGGGTATAGCATTTCAGCATCTGCTAGTGAGCTGCATTTTGGAATATATTACAACAATTGCCACTGTGAGGTAGTTGCAGCTAATACTGAGGTGTGGTTTGTGCCTGTAGGGAAGTTAAGCGGATGTAAACTTGAATATAAATACACTCATTCTTCGATGATGAAACTGTGCGCAGAGTATTTGTAAAACCAAAATCGAAACTAACACGAAATTGAGTATCCAACTTAACGCATAAGAATTACTTTGACATTTACATTGCTGAATTTACAGTATAAAAATATAACTTTCAGAAGATTCTAAAAAAATAAAAAGGTAAAATTATCATTAATATTCTTTATCAACTTAACGAGATACACAAAAGATAGAGGACTTAACCATGAAAATTTTAAAAGCAATAGAAACTATCTCAAACCTGTTTAGTAACCAAAAAGAAGCGTCTGCACCAGAAGTGAGCGACTATGTGAAAGCCGTTTACCCACTGATTTGCTTGACCAAGAAATCAATAGCAGATAACCAGTTGCAAAGGGAGTTTGGCGAAGATCCAATAGAAGAGCTAAAGCGTCTTGCGTATAGAATGAGTTATGCAAAAGACATCAAACTGGACCTAGCCATTGAATGTGCAACAGCAATGGCTAGCATGAAAAAAGGTTATACGATTAAGCCGCTATTTAACGGTGACTTTATTGCCAAAAGGGACGGCGTAAAAGCCTATGTGCGAGTTCTACCTTATATTGATTCGCTTCTATATAAAAGTGCAGATGGCATCACTAGAGAAGATATCGATGAGTTGATTCTTCAAAAAAATGAACATGGTTGCAGCGCCGCCATCTACCTTAGTTTTGGGCGTACTACATTAGACACTCGCTTTTATTCCAAAGCGAATGAAGTTTTTGGTGTTGACGCATTATCGCTTTTGTCGCTTTTGAAAGTGAATAGAACAAACACGAATCACAATAGAATAGTAGGCGAGCTAGTCGCTGCTTAAAACGGAGTATGTATTTAAAATGTTAGCCCCTGAATATCAACCCAAGAAACTTTTAATCTGCAATGCTTTTACTAAAGGGTATGAAGCTTATGAAGTTTGCCAACATTTAATATTAAATGATTGTGATTGGTATGATGTTAAATATATTGAGCTAATTGTTATTTTATTAGAAGGTAGTGTTTCTGAAGATAAGTTCATAAGAGACTTAAAAAAATGGGTTAAGATTTTTTCTCAATATAAAAAATACGAAAATATTAGTCATATTTTTTCATGTTTAAATACATCTTCTATACATGTCAATTTTGTAAAAGGTAATACTTTGAAAGTACAAGAAAAGGATTTGTATGAAGTTCTAAATGTGCATCTCTTTGATTTTTCGATTAAAGCTGAAAAGGGTAGTGAACTCCTCGATGTGACCGATATTAAAAAAGAACATATTATAAACTCAAAAATGTACCCTAATAACCCTCGCTTTTCAAATCCAGCAAGTGCACACCTATTAATGGAGGAGGAGCCATTCTTTAACAAGGCTATTAAATCACAAGAGAAACCTAATAAATATATTGTGTTTTATGATGAGTACTCTATTATCCTATCTTTTTCTTGCGATAAATCGGTAAATGATAATACGTCTAAATCAAAGCGGTTACATCGTAAAAATAAAGAGTTCAAGTCGAATTTAAAACTACTGATGGGAAGATATTCACGTTATCACGATCGTATCTCCTTATTTGATTTTGGTAATGAAATATATAAAACTAGTTTTTGTGATTTTGCTGACGCAGGCTGTAAAAAATTACATGACTATAACCTTGTAGAGCCAGTAAAGTCTGAACTAGATGAAATTATTTTGATGATTGGCTGCTTACAACTAGAAAGTAACTTTTTTGCAGGTGAATATTTAAAATATGAACGATTACCAAAAAAATTAAACCATACAAATCAGGTGCGAGACTTTAATCAAATACCTGTTTTAAAAGAATCCAATACATTTGATATAAAATTAAAAAAAGGCAATAAATTTGATAGTGAATTAAAAAAAGACGATATATCAATCAAATTTTATTGCCGAGCTATCAAAGGTGTAAGCGAAGGTGCAAGCGACTTAAAGCCAAAATATCAATTTAAAATATACGAAAAGAGTAAAAAGCTATTCGAAGGAATGTTAAATCTAAGGTCTGCTATGTATTTGTACACTTGGCTTGATAACGTAGGAAAGCCATTTTTTCTCAAAGACAATATTGAATTAGGCAAATTGAAGGCCACAAACTTATATTACCTTTTCACGGGTGAAAAATTAGATGCTGCTAAAAATGAAAAATCAATTAGTGATCAATTGAAAGGCGAAATTGATAATCTATGCCCTAAGGCAGTTGAAATCCTATTTGGTAATACTGAAAAAGGTGGAGTACTTGGGGGGCAAAGCGAGAGTAAAGATAAATTTATGTTTAAAGCATACCTGAAGGAAATTAATATGCCAAAAACTTTAATCGATTGTTTAGAGCCAATAAGTGATAAGAGCAGTAAAGCTAAAGTAATCAGTAATTCAAGTAAGCCCCGAAGGCCTTATGTATTAAATATAAAGAAAGAAAATATTAAGATTATTAGGTAGTGTTAGCAGTAAAGTATCAATAGTAATTTATCAACAGTTTCAGGATGAAAAATGAAAGACAAGGAAAAAATTGCGCTTTTTATCGACGCAGACAATGCGCCAGCCAAAAAAATTGATGTAGTGCTATCTGAACTCGCCAAGTTTGGCGTTGTGAACATTCGTAAAGCCTATGGCAACTGGAAAAGTGCGAACCTTAAAGGCTGGGAAGAGGTACTACATGAGTTTGCCATTCAGCCAATTCAACAGTTTGACTTAACCAAAGGAAAAAACGCCACTGACATTGCTCTTGTAATAGACGCAATGGACGTGCTGTATACCAAAAACGTAGACACTATTTGCCTAGTTTCGTCAGATTGTGATTTTACCCCACTTGTTACCAGAGCTTTGGCTGACGGTAAATTTGTCATCGGCTTTGGTGAACGCAAAGCACCGCCAGCTTTTGTGAATTCTTGTTCAAGGTTTTTGTATCTTGATGCTGAAGTTGAACAAGAGGAAGAAGTAAAATTACTCAATGGTGATGATTTAAAGCGTGAAACAAAGCTCATCAATTTATTGCGACAAGCAATAGAAGCGGTTGAGGAAGAAGACGGCTGGGCACAGCTTGGAGGAATTGGAAGTCACATATCAAATCATGCTTCATTCGATCAACGTAATTATGGCTTTAAAAAGTTAAGCGACTTACTGATGGCTATTGACCTTTTTGAAATGAAAAAAACCAATGGTACAGCTTATTGGGTGAGAGAAAAGAATAAATCATGTTAAAAATAATCTGTATTAATCCAGACAAGAAGGCATCCATGAATCAGGCATTCAAGAGGGGTCTTTAACCCTTCGTGTAATTTGTGGAGCATCTTAATATCAAGCCTCTTTGATATTTTAGGATTTCAGTCGCACCGTTGCGCTGTCCCAAAGATGGCACAAGGTCTACACCTGTAGACCTTGCTGCTCCATACGAAATTTAATCGCTTAAACAGGATCTGGAGCTTCAATTGGATAAGCTTTTTGTTCAAAGTCTTCAACAAGCGTAAGCAAAGCTTCTAATTCCTCACCCTCTTTTGTATCCGGCTCAGCAACTGTC is a window encoding:
- a CDS encoding type II toxin-antitoxin system HipA family toxin, with translation MVKEVVTVKYQNTDVGTISFDTDKYASTFEYDHDFIGAGIELSPIEMPLSERHYSFSRLNFDTYKGLPGLLSDSFPDDFGNKVLNSWLLTQNLSLQDITPIQRLKYIGTIGMGALEYTPELKLASDNSIEHIDFSSLISATQQVLNSTALFEIDLNPQRKVKQEAIASLLSVGISAGGARPKAIVAFNNDLTQVCSGHADIPDGFTHYLMKFDGVTEHNKNQETYGDPLGFGAMEYVYHLMATRCGIDMMPCSLFEEGSRRHFITQRFDRDHNHKIHVQSLNAIAHVDYKKPGSFSYNELFDIAKKLELSYVELEQLLRRMIFNIVARNHDDHSKNFAFMLNNNKWALAPAYDLAYSYKPNSIWVNSHWMSLNGKRDRFNRADFYSIEKLIPVFDKTKIDCIIDETIEHVSCWRQLAKEWEVPNELTAEINSNLRLYI
- a CDS encoding LPP20 family lipoprotein produces the protein MKIQNSHINLTNIKKALLVLAPFILSACSNTSGVGEDYRKQKAEQFEREVELQQQTLNTIPDWFLTPLKSDENGFYAVASGQAKSLNSAIRKAELRAQTSLAGNISQLISAQEKLFNKSTAVDEGDTLQSAIDSFIQEQNVAGTEFDKKVIAQIGNEFIVYVRAYLPVKEIQRAKQKLDFAKDLDLASAEAQRELMNRVHQAKKLQSQVNQTPTNK
- a CDS encoding NYN domain-containing protein, with the protein product MKDKEKIALFIDADNAPAKKIDVVLSELAKFGVVNIRKAYGNWKSANLKGWEEVLHEFAIQPIQQFDLTKGKNATDIALVIDAMDVLYTKNVDTICLVSSDCDFTPLVTRALADGKFVIGFGERKAPPAFVNSCSRFLYLDAEVEQEEEVKLLNGDDLKRETKLINLLRQAIEAVEEEDGWAQLGGIGSHISNHASFDQRNYGFKKLSDLLMAIDLFEMKKTNGTAYWVREKNKSC